In a genomic window of Quercus lobata isolate SW786 chromosome 4, ValleyOak3.0 Primary Assembly, whole genome shotgun sequence:
- the LOC115984080 gene encoding uncharacterized protein LOC115984080 isoform X2, which produces MDSDFIERLTGDLTAEEDEVIMDFIERLTEDLTAEEDEVIMVRSEHREKTLEEWSLSLLGRFHTTELINFRAAENHLRSAWKMEGNDLTITDVGDGLFRFKFSMECQLKWVINNGPWSFDNHILLLRRWEKGMTVFSVNFQTVPMWVQVWGLPFDLINKEAGIDIGQRIGRVIEVDCKAIASGEARFLRVRVDVPLDKPIRGGAPVLSPEGDKVWVAFKYERLSGLCFHCGLLSHEAKACKFTKLKVWEESPYGEWLRATEDVPPQTSDSLVLAQSHRDGNPNNNNEDTREEALFFLESHNFHLDSAVSTFLDSLVAQSHRDGNGHGIDGVEMEPLQNFNWDHGHSYHSRTTVPEIVEVVECTELKGPDINEEQYWESNDGKNPELNAIPALQNYMLGKSSSGSELKCLEQKLDCFDPKLLLSQGLRRLCDAFRLLLTDPDVKRLVVSLASDKAVRDVILRNTSLREFQWTPYAVNYVRPLISNEEPGSEEPGFFTRILMWIWDRIKSKFGKFLSLVNELFQPPKSNNPTEGNKEKMEEKYSLALSVVIFLIVVVARALTA; this is translated from the exons ATGGACTCGGATTTTATAGAACGTTTGACAGGGGATTTGACAGCGGAGGAAGATGAGGTGATCATGGATTTTATAGAACGTTTGACAGAGGATTTGACAGCGGAGGAAGATGAGGTGATCATGGTTCGGTCGGAGCATCGCGAGAAAACTCTAGAAGAGTGGTCCCTCAGTTTGCTAGGAAGGTTTCACACGACCGAACTCATCAACTTTAGAGCTGCGGAAAACCATCTACGCTCTGCATGGAAGATGGAGGGGAACGATCTAACAATTACAGATGTTGGGGACGGACTGTTTCGGTTTAAATTCTCGATGGAATGCCAATTGAAGTGGGTTATTAACAATGGCCCTTGGAGTTTCGATAATCATATCCTATTACTGCGAAGGTGGGAGAAAGGAATGACGGTCTTTTCGGTTAACTTCCAAACTGTTCCGATGTGGGTGCAAGTGTGGGGACTACCCTTCGATCTGATAAACAAGGAAGCAGGGATAGATATTGGACAAAGAATTGGAAGAGTCATTGAGGTAGATTGTAAAGCCATTGCCTCTGGCGAGGCAAGGTTTCTCCGGGTCAGAGTTGACGTGCCCTTAGACAAGCCGATACGCGGGGGAGCCCCAGTACTTAGTCCGGAAGGTGATAAGGTTTGGGTGGCTTTCAAGTACGAACGGCTCTCTGGTCTGTGCTTCCATTGTGGCCTCCTTAGTCATGAGGCAAAAGCATGCAAGTTCACGAAACTGAAGGTGTGGGAGGAGAGTCCTTATGGCGAATGGCTGCGAGCGACGGAGGATGTCCCTCCACAGACCAGCGACTCTCTAGTACTGGCACAATCTCACCGAGATGGAAaccccaacaacaacaacgaagAC ACCAGAGAAGAAGCGCTCTTCTTCTTAGAGAGCCACAACTTCCACCTCGACTCCGCCGTCTCCACTTTTCTCGACTCTCTAGTGGCACAATCTCACCGAGATGGAAACGGTCACGGCATCGACGGTGTAGAAATGGAACccctgcagaattttaattggGATCACGGACACTCGTATCATTCAAGGACAACAGTTCCGGAGATTGTGGAGGTTGTTGAATGCACGGAACTTAAGGGACCCGATATTAATGAGGAGCAATATTGGGAAAGTAATGACGGGAAAAATCCCGAACTCAATGCAATTCCTGCCCTCCAAAA TTATATGCTTGGGAAATCCTCCTCTGGGTCAGAGTTGAAATGCCTTGAGCAGAAATTGGATTGTTTTGATCCAAAACTATTGCTATCTCAAGGATTAAGAAGACTTTGTGATGCATTTCGATTGCTGCTAACAGATCCCGATGTTAAG AGACTAGTGGTTTCTCTAGCATCTGATAAAGCTGTTCGGGATGTGATTTTGAGGAACACGTCACTTCGAGAGTTTCAATGGACACCCTACGCAG TCAATTATGTCAGGCCTCTAATTTCTAATGAAGAACCAGGCAGTGAAGAACCAGGCTTTTTTACACGTATATTGATGTGGATTTGGGAtagaataaaatcaaaatttgggaAATTTCTGTCTTTGGTGAACGAGCTATTTCAACCTCCCAAGAGTAACAATCCCACAGAAGGAAACAAGGAGAAGATGGAGGAAAAATATAGTTTGGCTCTCTCTGTTGTGATCTTCCTGATTGTGGTTGTGGCTCGAGCCCTAACTGCTTGA
- the LOC115984080 gene encoding uncharacterized protein LOC115984080 isoform X1: protein MDSDFIERLTGDLTAEEDEVIMDFIERLTEDLTAEEDEVIMVRSEHREKTLEEWSLSLLGRFHTTELINFRAAENHLRSAWKMEGNDLTITDVGDGLFRFKFSMECQLKWVINNGPWSFDNHILLLRRWEKGMTVFSVNFQTVPMWVQVWGLPFDLINKEAGIDIGQRIGRVIEVDCKAIASGEARFLRVRVDVPLDKPIRGGAPVLSPEGDKVWVAFKYERLSGLCFHCGLLSHEAKACKFTKLKVWEESPYGEWLRATEDVPPQTSDSLVLAQSHRDGNPNNNNEDLITSFCEITSSTREEALFFLESHNFHLDSAVSTFLDSLVAQSHRDGNGHGIDGVEMEPLQNFNWDHGHSYHSRTTVPEIVEVVECTELKGPDINEEQYWESNDGKNPELNAIPALQNYMLGKSSSGSELKCLEQKLDCFDPKLLLSQGLRRLCDAFRLLLTDPDVKRLVVSLASDKAVRDVILRNTSLREFQWTPYAVNYVRPLISNEEPGSEEPGFFTRILMWIWDRIKSKFGKFLSLVNELFQPPKSNNPTEGNKEKMEEKYSLALSVVIFLIVVVARALTA, encoded by the exons ATGGACTCGGATTTTATAGAACGTTTGACAGGGGATTTGACAGCGGAGGAAGATGAGGTGATCATGGATTTTATAGAACGTTTGACAGAGGATTTGACAGCGGAGGAAGATGAGGTGATCATGGTTCGGTCGGAGCATCGCGAGAAAACTCTAGAAGAGTGGTCCCTCAGTTTGCTAGGAAGGTTTCACACGACCGAACTCATCAACTTTAGAGCTGCGGAAAACCATCTACGCTCTGCATGGAAGATGGAGGGGAACGATCTAACAATTACAGATGTTGGGGACGGACTGTTTCGGTTTAAATTCTCGATGGAATGCCAATTGAAGTGGGTTATTAACAATGGCCCTTGGAGTTTCGATAATCATATCCTATTACTGCGAAGGTGGGAGAAAGGAATGACGGTCTTTTCGGTTAACTTCCAAACTGTTCCGATGTGGGTGCAAGTGTGGGGACTACCCTTCGATCTGATAAACAAGGAAGCAGGGATAGATATTGGACAAAGAATTGGAAGAGTCATTGAGGTAGATTGTAAAGCCATTGCCTCTGGCGAGGCAAGGTTTCTCCGGGTCAGAGTTGACGTGCCCTTAGACAAGCCGATACGCGGGGGAGCCCCAGTACTTAGTCCGGAAGGTGATAAGGTTTGGGTGGCTTTCAAGTACGAACGGCTCTCTGGTCTGTGCTTCCATTGTGGCCTCCTTAGTCATGAGGCAAAAGCATGCAAGTTCACGAAACTGAAGGTGTGGGAGGAGAGTCCTTATGGCGAATGGCTGCGAGCGACGGAGGATGTCCCTCCACAGACCAGCGACTCTCTAGTACTGGCACAATCTCACCGAGATGGAAaccccaacaacaacaacgaagACCTGATCACCTCATTCTGCGAAATCACCTCTTCCACCAGAGAAGAAGCGCTCTTCTTCTTAGAGAGCCACAACTTCCACCTCGACTCCGCCGTCTCCACTTTTCTCGACTCTCTAGTGGCACAATCTCACCGAGATGGAAACGGTCACGGCATCGACGGTGTAGAAATGGAACccctgcagaattttaattggGATCACGGACACTCGTATCATTCAAGGACAACAGTTCCGGAGATTGTGGAGGTTGTTGAATGCACGGAACTTAAGGGACCCGATATTAATGAGGAGCAATATTGGGAAAGTAATGACGGGAAAAATCCCGAACTCAATGCAATTCCTGCCCTCCAAAA TTATATGCTTGGGAAATCCTCCTCTGGGTCAGAGTTGAAATGCCTTGAGCAGAAATTGGATTGTTTTGATCCAAAACTATTGCTATCTCAAGGATTAAGAAGACTTTGTGATGCATTTCGATTGCTGCTAACAGATCCCGATGTTAAG AGACTAGTGGTTTCTCTAGCATCTGATAAAGCTGTTCGGGATGTGATTTTGAGGAACACGTCACTTCGAGAGTTTCAATGGACACCCTACGCAG TCAATTATGTCAGGCCTCTAATTTCTAATGAAGAACCAGGCAGTGAAGAACCAGGCTTTTTTACACGTATATTGATGTGGATTTGGGAtagaataaaatcaaaatttgggaAATTTCTGTCTTTGGTGAACGAGCTATTTCAACCTCCCAAGAGTAACAATCCCACAGAAGGAAACAAGGAGAAGATGGAGGAAAAATATAGTTTGGCTCTCTCTGTTGTGATCTTCCTGATTGTGGTTGTGGCTCGAGCCCTAACTGCTTGA